The window TGTATCCCTATATCGAAATAGTTTTTACAGTGACTGATTGCGAACAGCACTACCACATCCCCTTGCTCCTAACGGCAAACGGCTACACCACCTATCGAGGAAGCTGACCATGATTGAACTGGCTGAAAATAGCTATGGAAAATCCCGTGTTCGCCTGATGAAGGTGACACGTCACGATCATGGCCACGACCTTCGCGAGTGGACCGTGCAAGTCCTGCTCCGGGGAGACTTCGACACAGCACACCTCGACGGCGACAACAGCAAAATTCTTCCAACAGACACGATGAAGAACACCGTGTACTCTCTCGCTCGGACCTCGAAGACCTCCTCAATGGAGGACTACGCCAAAGAACTTGCCGACTTCCTCCTTGGACGAAACCCACAGGTTGAATCCGCTTCAATCCGCATCGAGGGCACGTTATGGAAGCGTCTTACCGTTGACGGCGAGCCACATCCAAGTGCCTTCATGCGCGGCAGTAATGAGCTTCAGACTACAAGCGTCGAACGTGCACAGAATGGGACATTTCGCGTTCTCTCGGGCCTCGACAACCTTGTGCTACTCAAAACGGCCAACTCCGGCTTCGAAGGCTACATCAAGGATTCGCTGACCACATTACCGGAGACAAAAGACCGGCTCTTCGGAACCGCCGTCAGTGCCGAGTGGCGCTACACCTCTGCGAATCTGAACTTCGATACTGTCCGCACAACTCTTCGCGAAACCCTGCTTTGTACGTTCGCGAACCACGACAGCAAGTCCGTTCAGCAGACCCTCTATGCAATGGCTCAAAGCGCACTCGAAGAAGTGGCCGAGATCGACGAGATCGAGATTATCATGCCGAACAAACACTGTCTTCTAGTCGATCTATCGCGCTTCGGGCAAGACAATCCCAACGAAATCTTCGTCCCGACAGATGAACCACACGGATATATAGAAGCGCGCGTCCGGCGCAAATCCTGAAGCGATCAAATAAAAGCACCCATGACAGGCATAAAAACAGATCGCGCCGAACGCATCATCGTCCTCTGCAGGGAGATCGCAACCCATACAGAGATTGCCGGCGAGATTACACGACGTTTTTTGACGCCGCCAATGCATGACGTTCACAGACTGATACGCGATCGGATGATAGCGGCTGGAATGACGGTGCGTGTTGACGCTATCGGCAATATGCGTGGTTTGTGGCCCGCAGCCGCAGCAAAATCGCCTCGACTCATCATCGGCTCCCATCTCGATACGGTTCCCAATGCCGGGGCTTTCGATGGCATTTTAGGAGTCGTCCTCGGCATCGCGGTAATAGAGGAGCTGCAAGGCAAACGCCTTCCATTCTCTATTGAAGTCATCGGATTTTCAGAAGAGGAGGGTGTACGTTTCAACAAACCATTCCTCGGGAGCCTCGCAGCGGTTGGTAACCTGGATGCCGAAGCTCTCGCCCGCAAGGATCGAGACGGTGTCAGCGTCGCTGAAGCGATTCGCGCCTACGGTCTTGATCCTGCACAGCTCCCAGCAGCGGTCTTATCCGACGAGTCATTCGCGTATCTCGAATTTCACATCGAACAAGGGCCAATCCTCGAGAGCGAGGAACAATCGCTGGGAGTTGTCGAAGCTCTCGTCGGCCAGACGCGGATGCAATTCGTCTTCGATGGACAAGCCAACCACGCAGGCACCACACCCATGCATTTGAGGCGTGACGCAATGGCTGCCGCCGCCGAATGGATCGCTGCGGTCGAAGACTATGCGTCCTCGCACAGAGGCCTTGTCGCGACCGTCGGCAAAGTAGAAGTCTATCCTGGCGCTGGGAACGTCATCGCAGGCCGGGTGACAGCATCGCTCGACATCCGCCACGCCGAAGACTCGGCTCGCAACACAGCCGTCGCCGCGCTGATGGATGCAGCAAAGCGCGTGAGCGCCAAACGCAATGTCCAGGTCACATTCGCCACTCAACTTGAGCAGCAAGCCGTTCCGCTCGATCCATCCCTCACGGACACGCTCTACATCGCGGCGGCGCAAGCAGGCTTTCCTAGTCGCAGAATGACCAGTGGTGCAGGCCATGATGCGATGATCCTCGCCCCGAAGATCCCCTCATCCATGCTCTTTCTTCGCAGTCCGAGGGGTCTCAGCCATCATCCAGATGAATCTGTTTTACCTCAAGACGTTGAAGCTGCGCTCGCCACAGCGCTGGAGTTCCTCACTCTATTAGGCGATGATAAATCGAAGCCAAAGGACGGCCATGCATAAGCTCGGACAGACCCGTAGCACCAATCAACGCGACCACCTGCTCCACACGCCCGACACTTTCGTCCGCGCTGCATTGCCAGGCATGGAACTGGCTAACGCCGTCGTCCATATCTCACCCGCAGGGGGCGCGGCCTTCACGCAGTACACCGCCGAACTGGAGCCCGGCGGCAAGCTCGGCCCCACCTCCAATCAGCGGTTCATCTACACGTTGGAGGGCGCCGCCGACCTCGCGACTGACACGACTTTTCAGACTCTGACCCCAGGGGCGTACGCTTATTTTCCCGAAGACACTGCACACACACTGACAGCGCAGCAGACAACGCGCCTTGCCGTTATCGAAAAACCGTACGACACGCTAGCGTCTATCTCTGCTCCAGAGACGTTGGTAGGCCACGAAGACAAAATCCTCTCGGTGCCGCTCAACGACGACCCGGACCTCCAGGTTCGCAGCCTTCTTCCCAACTCCCTATCCTTCGACTTTGCCGTCAACACTATGACCTACCAACCAGGCGCCGCGCTCAGCATGGTCGAGGTACACGTCATGGAGCACGGTCTGCTGATGCTCGAAGGTGGCGGCATCTACCGACTAGGAGGCAGCTGGTACCCCGTCACCGCAGGCGACTTCATCTGGATGGGCCCCTTCTGTCCACAATGGTTCGGCGCAATTGGCAAACGCCCAGCGAAATACCTCATCTACAAAGATTGGAACCGGCATCCGCTTGTCTAAAAGCGGCAGGTCTAGATCTACAGCGGCGGGAGCAACTGTTTTGGATATGAAGATACAAATCGATCAAGCGCGGCTGACGGGCGAACTCCAAACCCTCGCCAAGTTTACCGACGCCGAGCCTGTCAGCGACGGCACTTCGGTCACCCGAGTCGTCTTTTCACCCGACGATCTCCGCGCTCGTGCATGGCTGAAAAAACTAGCCGCCGCCGAAGGCTTCGAGATCCACGACGACGCCGTGGGCAACATCTTCATCCGCTGGACCGGCACAGAACCACACCTGCCCGCCGTCGCCACAGGCTCTCACATCGACGCCATACCGCATGCGGGCATGTACGACGGCACCGTCGGCGTACTCGGCGGTCTGGAGGCGATGCGCGCACTTAAGCGAAGCGGCCTGCGCCCGCGCCGCTCCATCGAGCTCGTCATGTTCACCTCGGAGGAGCCAACTCGCTTCGGTATCGGTTGTCTCGGTAGTCGTCTTATCTCCGGCACTCTCGATCCCCTCCGAGCGGACGCGATGCAGGACAAAGACGAAGCCACTCTCGCTGCAGTCCGCACCGCCGCAGGCTTCAGTGGCCCCCTTTCTTCAGTTCGTCTTCCGGCTGATCACTACCACGCCTGGCTCG is drawn from Edaphobacter lichenicola and contains these coding sequences:
- a CDS encoding allantoate amidohydrolase, with translation MTGIKTDRAERIIVLCREIATHTEIAGEITRRFLTPPMHDVHRLIRDRMIAAGMTVRVDAIGNMRGLWPAAAAKSPRLIIGSHLDTVPNAGAFDGILGVVLGIAVIEELQGKRLPFSIEVIGFSEEEGVRFNKPFLGSLAAVGNLDAEALARKDRDGVSVAEAIRAYGLDPAQLPAAVLSDESFAYLEFHIEQGPILESEEQSLGVVEALVGQTRMQFVFDGQANHAGTTPMHLRRDAMAAAAEWIAAVEDYASSHRGLVATVGKVEVYPGAGNVIAGRVTASLDIRHAEDSARNTAVAALMDAAKRVSAKRNVQVTFATQLEQQAVPLDPSLTDTLYIAAAQAGFPSRRMTSGAGHDAMILAPKIPSSMLFLRSPRGLSHHPDESVLPQDVEAALATALEFLTLLGDDKSKPKDGHA
- the allE gene encoding (S)-ureidoglycine aminohydrolase, which codes for MHKLGQTRSTNQRDHLLHTPDTFVRAALPGMELANAVVHISPAGGAAFTQYTAELEPGGKLGPTSNQRFIYTLEGAADLATDTTFQTLTPGAYAYFPEDTAHTLTAQQTTRLAVIEKPYDTLASISAPETLVGHEDKILSVPLNDDPDLQVRSLLPNSLSFDFAVNTMTYQPGAALSMVEVHVMEHGLLMLEGGGIYRLGGSWYPVTAGDFIWMGPFCPQWFGAIGKRPAKYLIYKDWNRHPLV
- the pucL gene encoding factor-independent urate hydroxylase, which produces MIELAENSYGKSRVRLMKVTRHDHGHDLREWTVQVLLRGDFDTAHLDGDNSKILPTDTMKNTVYSLARTSKTSSMEDYAKELADFLLGRNPQVESASIRIEGTLWKRLTVDGEPHPSAFMRGSNELQTTSVERAQNGTFRVLSGLDNLVLLKTANSGFEGYIKDSLTTLPETKDRLFGTAVSAEWRYTSANLNFDTVRTTLRETLLCTFANHDSKSVQQTLYAMAQSALEEVAEIDEIEIIMPNKHCLLVDLSRFGQDNPNEIFVPTDEPHGYIEARVRRKS